tcttttgtgtctcccttctcccttgtcaaagaattcaaaatgacacagtctgagaattcttttgattcttacctttccctaaaacaaaagatttcaaaggactaatcgcctaagaattattttgtttccccattcacaaagtttcaaaggactaactgcctgagaactttgtcttaacacattggagggtacatcctttgtggtacaagtagagggtacatctacttgggttgtagactgagaacaagagaggttacatctcttgtggatcagttctagtggagggtacatccactaggttgttcaaagagaacaagggagggtacatcccttgtggatctttgcttgtaaaaggatttttacaaggttggaaaagaaatctcaaggaccgcaggtcgcttggggattggatgtaggcacaggttgttgccgaaccagtataaaactcttgtgtgtttgtctccttcttccctactcttttaatttccattgtgcactttaattcatgcttttacttttggttaagtttcttttctattctttattttcttaacaacatagtaaaagcctaagaagggtaatttttaattagtaaaggtctaataataattaattcaacccccccccttcttaattattctgaggccacttgatccaacaacttTTGTTACAAGGCAGTGGAGACACAGATTTAGTGGTTCCAGTAACTGCCACTAGGTTTTTTGTCAGCCATCTCAACCtcactgatgcaatcctccctagaaAGGGACCAATAgtagaataggttttccttcttttgggccttataTTTTGACCATTTTAGGTTTGTAGGATACCCTACAAATTAAGGGTACAAGTTAAAGATACCCTAGTAgtttagggttttagccttgtattttagggcattttgagtagtctttataGTAGGGACTttcttgtattttcatgtattttggcatgggggtgagcttagctattggaggggtgtgagtagcccccctctagcttctcaaggaagctttcttccttgcttcccaaggaagttaccttccttgcttctcaaggaagcttcgcattgtattttcatgtattttgacaTGAGGTGatcttagctattggaggggtgtgagtagcctccctctagcttctcaaggaagctttcttcctctagcttcccaaggaatctaccttccttgcttctcaaggaagttttccatgtgttaggctataaatagaaatgtgtaacacttgtcataactttgatgaatgagaaacttgagagacacacttcaaagttcaacttctcctTCAATTCCCAtgccactttctctctctctctctctctttctctctctctctctctctcacacacacacacacacattctcttcctccattgaagcttcctctctgaGCTTCTTATTCAagacactctcttggtggtgaagtttttccttccatggcttattctctaTGGATGAtgtctcctctcacctcttcttctTTATCTTCCACTATAACTCCAtggttgaaaatcaccattgaaggaccttattgaagctcaaagattcaACCTCCATAGAaacttctcaagcaagcttccatcactcaCCATCAAAACTTGTTGGTATCCATGGTACTCAAATGGCCAAGTATCtacaagttttatttatttttgatacaATGTCAAAATAGAATGTTTAACATTATCAATCAATTAGAGATCCTCACGTAAACCaacaattttaaactatataacAATTCATGATTAGATAACAATTTAAAAGCATTTTACCATGGTATATTCTAATCAAATTCAGCACAAATATCCAAAGCCTTTTTGACAAGGATTCCATGTTTTGGGTTTATGTAAGATGGACAGAGGCGTATGATGGACTAATATTTGCAACAGTGAGAGGAGTTGGGCATGTGATGACGATGTTAAATCATTTCAAAACAAACTAGGATTCCAATAATTCTATAGTATATGAATAACCTAGGTCGACTCGAGACACAACCCAGTTAGGTTTCAACTTCAATCCACTTTTAAATCAGAGCAAGGGATTTCATCAAGCAGTTTGCggataattaaaattcaaaaacagaATTGCAAGGCTAACAAGATTATGAAACAAATTTAAGGAGCATCAATCTAATTCACCAAATACAAGCAATTTGAATTATCACAATTTtctaaagatgatgatcctatTATGAAGGTTTAATCAAAATCTAATTAGAGGTAATTCAATCAAACCAATCTCTAGTTAAATTGAGATCACAAATTAGATTGAAGTATCATCCAGCTAATCTATAATTAGGAttctaattagaaaattaatcaattacataattCATTTTCAATCCTATACACATTCATAATCATTAATacgaaaatagaaacaaaaaagagGATCCACAAGATAAATTATATTGCTATTAGTGTCTGTATACAATATAATTTGTATTGCTCAATAGTGGGTGCAAGTGAACCTAACATAAATTGTGAAGTCTATAATTTGGGACaagctaggtgcacccagcaacactgctggtgcacccaacaattatgtgaatgggcaaaatttcccttgtttaaaattttaaaaataagcgcACCGAACACAGTCCCCACCTTTCCGCCTTcttgcttttcttcttttccttcttcctccGCGCGTCTCTTCCCTCTTGCTGCCATTTCCGTTCGTCTTCGCAGCTTTCTGTGGTGCCGTTGCTGCATTTACGCCTCAAGGTTAGTATCTCCCCTCCCCTCCTAGGTTGTTTATTTAGTTTAGGAGAAGTTGGATTTAGGGTAGAAGACAAAGTGAACTCTAGGGTAGAAGACTCGCCTTGAACCTGTAACGGTTGGTCTCCGGAACAAGTTCTTCCGGATGGTTctccggaagaacttcttctgtAAGAAGAAActtaacattccggaagaacaaagtgttcttccggaacaacgttcttccggaaacaggaaattttttttaaaaaaatagtttttttttaatgaagttgttatttttttttataaattaagttgtgtatgtttaaTGATAGAAATATTTATGCTTGCATGGTGGTatgtaaaaaattacttaaatattatatattaggttaaatttttgtttataatatttttattttatatttttgtttagtgtggtatgtaaaaaaattacttaaatattatatattaggttaaatttttgtttattattttttttattttatatttttgtttagtggTTGAGTGTGTAGGGTTTAGTTTAGGGTAGTCAATGATGCTTAGGGTAGTGTGATTAGGGTTTATAACGTAAGGCTGAAGATTTATGTAAATATATGTaggtttttaattatatgaatagtTTATTTGACCCGAAAAAATACGTGTTCTTcatgatttgcagatcatggttagaacacgaggtttaggtcatGCTTTAGCTAGGGTTATAGGCAGAGGTAGACAAGATGAGCATGATGTAGTCGATGCTCCCtagaggcgtaggcctactgcaTCAGCCCGTAGGCGACGAGTACATATTGCGGTTGATAAGGGTGTTTCTCAAGTGACTGAGGATGTTCCTCATATGGCGGAGGATGTTCCTCAGATGACTGAGGATGTCCCTCATATGGCTGACGATGTTCAGATGACTGGGGACGTAGGTGCGACTGTTGTAGAGGACTTAGGTCGTGATGGTGTTGAAAGGTCATATGTTGAtgagggattccctggtgggCCCCGTGACCCATCAGTTCTGACTTCATTTGCGGAGCATGTCGCACATGCCATTTGGACTTGACAGATATTataatttcttacttttttcttcttgattTGTTTGTCATTAAAAAATTTTGATATTAGTGTATTTCGAATGATTtgtacttcaattcaggagcgtCCTGAGCTGAAGTTGGTGTCGCACGGGAGGAAGGTGGCATTaattgggaggccagtgcctgagattgaagggCTAGTTGTCGCCATAGGATTAAGTCCATTGATCGGGTGTTCAGTTGTAACCGGCGATCttggacttatatccgcatatgtggagaggtggcacaggGAGACCaacaccttccaccttccagtAGGAAAGTTGACGATCCACACTAGATGATGTGTCCTCACTCCTCCATCTCCCAATCAGTGGCGCCTTCCACAACTTCGAAGCTCTTTCCGTGAACGAGGCGGTATTTTTGTTGATGGAGTTGCCTGAGGTGTCCGGTGAGGAGGCTAGAGCCAAGACAGTACGAGCCCACGGGGCATATGTACGCCTCTCATGGGTTCGGGAGATATATGAGATGAGAGGCCAGGCACGACGATGGATTGTAGCAGCTCGTGCTTATCTCCTACACCTGGTCGGTTGCACTGTTTTtcctaacaagagtgcaacatatGTTCATGTGGTGCATCTAGAGACTTTTCGCGACCTGGGTCAGAGTGGGGGCTATGCCTGGGGAGCTGCGGCcctggttcatatgtatgaccagttagatgaAGCTTCTAGGACCACGACACAGCGGATTGGGGGGTACCTTACTTTAttacaggtaaattttgtgttcgTAATATGTTACATTGGATTATGatgtaaacatgtttttatgttatggtaacctaatttttttagtgctggatctatgagcactttcCGAGTGTGCATCAGTGCGTGACCGATGATGCGTACAAGGAGATGTCCCCTCGTGCCTCCCGGTGGCTGACGATGAAGGCTCATGTGAAGGGAATTACAGGAGCGTCGTATCGGGCAC
Above is a window of Glycine soja cultivar W05 chromosome 12, ASM419377v2, whole genome shotgun sequence DNA encoding:
- the LOC114378903 gene encoding protein MAIN-LIKE 2-like codes for the protein MELPEVSGEEARAKTVRAHGAYVRLSWVREIYEMRGQARRWIVAARAYLLHLVGCTVFPNKSATYVHVVHLETFRDLGQSGGYAWGAAALVHMYDQLDEASRTTTQRIGGYLTLLQCWIYEHFPSVHQCVTDDAYKEMSPRASRWLTMKAHVKGITGASYRARCDALTVTDVCWLPYSDHRGVRGFELISSFQGQLRWGPMVVIVQSERVLRQFGYIQSIPPPPVSTDYMEWFFQISHPFMIPTQAGDQPRHALAPDHEDYMQPAIPQDDYEGYETIAERLECVLNLRMVTVGTELHDIMQDCLRIARGVPAQMEVLGLDKDGA